The following proteins are encoded in a genomic region of Nonomuraea muscovyensis:
- a CDS encoding hydrogenase maturation nickel metallochaperone HypA/HybF, protein MHEIGMCEGLVELIGQRAAGRRITAARVRVGTRHAVVGEAFDQAFALAAAGTLAQDASVELVVTPLTVTCHSCGARSESLDVLAVCQRCGSADVAVSGGDELVLESIDFGEERADVPGNPR, encoded by the coding sequence ATGCATGAGATCGGAATGTGCGAAGGTCTGGTCGAGCTGATCGGGCAACGCGCCGCCGGCAGGCGGATCACGGCCGCGCGGGTGCGCGTCGGCACCCGCCATGCCGTCGTCGGCGAGGCCTTCGACCAGGCGTTCGCACTCGCCGCGGCGGGCACCCTGGCGCAGGACGCCTCGGTCGAGCTCGTCGTCACACCCCTGACGGTCACCTGCCACTCCTGCGGCGCGCGGAGCGAGTCCCTGGACGTGCTCGCCGTCTGCCAGCGGTGCGGCAGCGCGGACGTGGCCGTCTCCGGCGGCGACGAGCTGGTCCTGGAGTCGATCGACTTCGGGGAGGAGCGGGCCGATGTGCCTGGGAATCCCCGGTGA
- a CDS encoding hydrogenase maturation protease: protein MERPGPETWASWTPLGPAPGSAHARPPGPGEADFWTRMERRGPEEVVVAGVPVRAGSRVRLRPAAGRADMLDLLLDGRTAVVESIEQDDGGAFHLAVIVDDDPGRDLGEARMPGHRFFYTAEEVEPLDPDTGPGRVRILVAGLGNIFLGDDGFGVEVVRRLAGTELPAGVDVTDFGIRGMDLVYALQRDYDLAILVDAAPRGEPPGTLTVLEADTPDSAASLGAATVETHGMDPVRVLRLAGELGRVPGRVIVVCCEPATVLTGGADEDVLVELSEPVRAAAGQAARLVMDMIAESAGPGSRPRSTE, encoded by the coding sequence GTGGAACGACCCGGCCCCGAGACGTGGGCCTCCTGGACACCCCTCGGCCCCGCACCCGGCAGCGCTCACGCACGCCCGCCAGGTCCGGGGGAGGCGGACTTCTGGACGCGGATGGAGCGGCGCGGCCCGGAGGAGGTGGTCGTCGCCGGCGTGCCGGTGCGCGCGGGCAGCCGGGTCCGGCTGCGGCCGGCCGCCGGCCGGGCCGACATGCTGGACCTCCTCCTCGACGGCCGGACCGCCGTCGTCGAGTCGATCGAGCAGGACGACGGGGGCGCCTTCCACCTGGCGGTCATCGTGGACGACGACCCGGGTCGCGACCTGGGCGAGGCCCGCATGCCCGGACACCGGTTCTTCTACACGGCGGAGGAGGTCGAGCCGCTGGACCCGGACACCGGGCCGGGCCGCGTCCGGATCCTCGTCGCGGGGCTCGGCAACATCTTCCTCGGCGACGACGGCTTCGGCGTCGAGGTGGTCCGCCGCCTGGCCGGAACGGAGCTGCCCGCCGGCGTGGACGTGACCGACTTCGGCATCCGCGGCATGGACCTGGTCTACGCCCTGCAGCGCGACTACGACCTGGCCATCCTCGTCGACGCCGCCCCCCGGGGGGAGCCGCCGGGCACGCTGACCGTGCTGGAGGCCGACACGCCGGACAGCGCCGCGAGCCTCGGCGCGGCCACCGTCGAGACCCACGGGATGGACCCGGTCAGGGTCCTGCGGCTGGCAGGCGAACTCGGCCGGGTCCCCGGCCGGGTGATCGTGGTGTGCTGCGAGCCGGCCACGGTGCTGACGGGAGGCGCGGACGAGGACGTGCTCGTCGAACTGAGCGAACCCGTGCGCGCGGCGGCCGGCCAAGCCGCCCGCCTGGTGATGGACATGATTGCGGAAAGTGCCGGGCCCGGCTCCCGGCCCCGGAGCACGGAATGA
- a CDS encoding DUF6893 family small protein yields MRKSHVAGLIVTCGLVAIIVHQWPEIHRYMKMKRM; encoded by the coding sequence ATGAGGAAGTCGCACGTGGCAGGGCTGATCGTGACCTGTGGGCTGGTCGCGATCATCGTCCACCAATGGCCGGAGATCCACCGGTACATGAAGATGAAACGGATGTAG